In the genome of Lactobacillus intestinalis, the window GCCAAAATTGGTAGCACTGATAATGCTGGTGTTGCAGCTTGAACAATGAATGTTTGGCCCATTAGTGATGGCACTGTTAACTTTAAGGCTGGGGCACCAATTTTCACTAAGAAGATCATAACAGCTGGTGCTAAAATAAAACGTCCCAATAGCGCTATAACGGTATCTTTGTCAAAGTGAACACTTTTAATACCTGAATCAGCTAAAACAATCCCAATATAAATCAATGAAAGAGGAGTAACCAAGTTACCAATGTAGGTAAAGGTTTGATTTGCAAAAGTTGGTAATTCCCAACCAGTCAAAAGCCAAATTACCGCTACAATAAAACCAACTAATGGCATTGGTAAAATTTTCTTCCATTCAATTTTGTGTTCTTTCTTTTCTTGAGCCACTAAAGTTGGATCATCATTTTTGATGAGGAATACCCCAAATGCCCAAGTAGAAACTGTATTGATAATGTAGTAAACCAAGAAATATGGCATTGCCCTATTCCCAAATAAAGCAATGTTTAATGGCATCCCAATAAAGATAGTATTTGCATTCGCAATGGTGTTGATGAATGTACCACGACGACCAACTTTTACTTTAATTACTTTAACTAAAATAAAAGCAACTACATAGGAAATAACAACTCCAATAAATGGTAAGAGTAAGTCTTCAAAGAGGTTTAACAGACTTCCTCTAGTCAAGTTATTCTGTACAGAAATGAAAATTGATGCCGGCAA includes:
- a CDS encoding AEC family transporter, with the protein product MATFLSSVSSVVVIVLIMLLGYVLRRAGWLADSFSRNISKLITQIALPASIFISVQNNLTRGSLLNLFEDLLLPFIGVVISYVVAFILVKVIKVKVGRRGTFINTIANANTIFIGMPLNIALFGNRAMPYFLVYYIINTVSTWAFGVFLIKNDDPTLVAQEKKEHKIEWKKILPMPLVGFIVAVIWLLTGWELPTFANQTFTYIGNLVTPLSLIYIGIVLADSGIKSVHFDKDTVIALLGRFILAPAVMIFLVKIGAPALKLTVPSLMGQTFIVQAATPALSVLPILANEAHGDVDYATNVVVLSTLLFIVVVPVLMLIVG